The genomic segment TGTTAAGCAATTAAAGTCTTTCAACTTCTGTGTGACATATGAACTCAGCTATTATTAATAAAACAGTTAATTGTTAATTGTTCTGAACTTATATCCCATAGTAGTAGGAACAAAGTTTGGTATGGCTAGATAAATTTATAGGATTTTGAAGCTCTTAAGTAAACTACTTGTCAAATAGAGACCATTATAGGCCAGCTTTTTCATGAGCACTGGGAGGAGCATTTATAAGAAAGTATAAgaatgcttattttatttatctacagAATATCATTAAAAAAGTGAATGGTCAGAAGTTTGTGTACAAGTTTGTCTCTTACCCAGAGATTTTGAAAATGGACCCAATGACCGTGGGCAGGATTGAGGGAGACCGGGATGCTTCAGGCATCAGCGAGATCAACTGCAGTTCCAAGGACGTGGAGAATGGAGGGAAAGAGAAGCCACTTCAGCCTGGTGCCAAGACCTCGAGCCGCAATGACTACATACATTCTGGCTTGTATACTTCATTTACTCTCAACTCTTTGAACTCCTCCAATGTGAAGCTTTTCAAATCTAAAAAGATCGAGAATCCAGCTGAGAAACTGGCAGAGAAAAAATCTCCTCAGGAGCCAACACCATCTGTCATAAAATTCGTAACAACACCTTCCAAAAAGCCACCAGCTGAACCCGTGGCTGCCACCATTTCAACAGGCCCAGGTATTTCCCCATCTCCAGAAGAAACTATCCAAGCATTAGAGACTTTGGCTTCCCCAAAACTGCCTTCCCTGGAGGCATCGAGTGCAACTCCAGCTTTTACCAGCACACCTCCTATCCCGTCCTCATCTCCCCCTTTGCAGGAGCCTCCTAGGACACCTTCACCACCCCTGAGCTCTAACGCAGACATCGACACAGACATCGATTCAGTGGCTTCTCAGCCAATGGAACTTCCAGAGAACTTGTCCCTGGAGCCCAAAGACCAGGATTCCGCTTTGCCAGAAAAGGACAAAACAAATCACTCATCGAGATCCAAGAAACCCAAAGGGTTAGAGCTGGCACCCACCCTCGTGATCACAGGCAGTGACCCAAGCCCGCTGGGAATATTAAGCCCGTCTCTCCCTACAGCTTCTCTTACGCCAGCACTTTTTTCACAGgtaactttctttcttttagtgCCACCACTGTTTGCATTTATTCACCTTTTTAAACAAATCCAGAATTCACAACCTCCAGTTCTCATTCTGCTACTTAGGTTTGTCTTAGAATAGTTGTATAAGACCTTGTGAAAGTAGCCTGTTTGCTAACCTCAAATAGAATTGCCAAAGTAAGAGGTTTGGAGGACTGTGTTAAAAATTCAAGTAAAggagtagggggaaaaaaatgcaagtaaagtaaataaatatttaagtaagtaaataagtaTTTTGGTTTTTCCACTTCCTcctaaggaaaataaatactctctcctccctgctccccttTGGTCTTATAAAACTAgttggtatttaaaaaaacaagtgacGATCTCTAGTTAGGAAACAATGGATCCTGAGAGAGACCCTTAAGACAAATGACGAGTGTGATGTTGAGAAACAAGTTAGTGCAGTTACATTACCTATTTCTTAACCTGCTTATCTCATACAACATTTAAATAGATTACTCCCAGAccttttcataataaaagaaaaaaataggtttgTCACTCAGTTACCCATTATTACTCCAGACCTGAGTCCAGGTTGGTTTTTCTATTCAGGAAAGACCCTTCAAAAGAAGGGTTCAAAAATATTTTGGCCTTTATCTTTCTTAGGTTGTAAAAATACTTTGAGATTTTCCTTATGATAAAATTTCAGACTTGGAGATGTTTAGAGGGGAGAATAGGACAATATTGGGGTCAGGGCTGTCTGTGTGTTAGCCCAAGAATTAAATCTCATCCTGGTAAGTAGCTCGGTGACTACTTGTGTTTTGTGTGTCGCAGACCCCCATCTTACTGACGCCGAGCCCCCTGTTCTCCAGTATCCACTTCTGGAGCACTCTCAGCCCCGTGGCTCCCCTGAGTCCGGCCAGGCTGCAAGGTGCTAACACACTTTTCCAGGTACGTGGGGATGGGATGGGAAGGAAGAGGCAAAAAGGTAGTGTCCTCCTTCCGTTTAATTGgtataaaattatcatttaatcaactttctttagatttatttttgaattctaagTGTTAACTTTCTAGTCAGCCAACAGCTCAGATCAATATTCACAGCAGTCTCTTTTTCATTGTTTACTATTACATACATTTGAGACCAAGAATTGTTCAGTACTGTGGTAGATTTTGAGCCTGCCCAATTTTTTGTCATTCTAAACTCTAGAAAtccttttctttggggaaaaaacaatgtatgtctatatatattCAAACAAATAcctatgtacatatatgtgtgtgtgtgtgtatatacatacattttggGGGAAATCTCCATACTTTGTTTCCCCTTTTATCAGAAGatttaaacaaaatagagaaaacgCTTGAGGACAGTATGTCAAATACTCCTATTTCTCCCTTACTCAGAACTGATACTTATCAATATTTAAATAcgtattttagaaaatgaagattACATCTTAACCAAGAGTTTAGGAAATGTCTTACAGCTTTTAACCATTATTTTTCCCCAGTCATGGAGGCATTATAACTTGTAGACTTCCTTGCCATtgattcatttgcttatttaggGGTGACTTCATCGTAGATGTTCTTatcttttatatttaacttttcatttgctcttttggGAGCGAAATGCTaaggaaaaagaattgaaaatctTTCTacttctgcatttctttttttgcaaaaaGTTCTAATAAAGTGTTGAGGGTtttccatatttcatttttacatttttctttgccTCACAGATAATTGAGTGCTGGAGTGACCTGATTCCTAAGTAAAGTCATAAGTCGTAGTGTTCATATAATGCCGTCTGGAATCTCCTCTAAAGAGTTGGTCTCAGAGTACATGATGGGGAACCTGCTCTAGGATCACTATGTCCTATGACTATTTGCACTAGTTATAGAGTTAACAGATGggtctctctattttttttttaacctttttttgaCAGTCTGTGATTTGGTTTATAATTGAATTATACTCTGTAGTGCATGTTGTCATTTACTGAACTTTCTAAGACCTTTGAAGTTACATGTAGGCCTGTGTACCTGAGGAGATGAGGAAGGTGTAGGTTCTTACCATTCCATCAAGGTTGGCTGGAGAATGTTGATATCTAACATGTGGaacaaacaatttttttcttgaaagtttttgTTGTGAtgccatattctccatgctaaaCAGTCACTGCCTTTGTCCCGTGAGCCGCTGCAGGAAGCTGTCATGTTCTGCCTCAGGGAATACAGTGGGGACAGAAAGTGAAAGTTGAGGTTGTGTAATAAGAtgataatatgttttattttctttctcagtttcctACTGTACTGAACAGTCATGGGCCATTCACTGTGTCTGGCCTGGATGGACCTTCCACCCCTGGCCCGTTTTCCCCAGATCTGCAGAAAACATAACCTATGCACTTGTGGAGTTGAGAGAACCGAGgaataaagaaatagagaaacagTCAACATGATTACATTTGAAGTGAGCAATTGATAGTCCCCTGTGCTGGTAATAGACTATTGTGACTTTTGCCGTTCTCTGGCGAAATGCCCTTTTAAGATTCCTTTGAATAGGACTCAAGTTGGACTGTGTGTAAAATTGCCTTAATTGGAGTTCAAACTccatctccctctttttcttttctattataaaaatattttgagcttTGTGTTAAGTTTTTGATGGGGTTTAGCAGCTCACTATGCTTTTTTGCAAGAGCAATTAAGAACAAAGTTACTCCTTCTGCCTTACTGGGACCCTTTGGCCAGGAAAGAATTACACTCTGAGTATATAACTTAGAAAACTATTAGTTAAATGAAATTGGCAGTATCTTTAGGACTAAGTGTGCTCTGTAGAATAACTAAAAGTGAGCAGTGCAAAACCAGTGGAGGAAAAAGAACCATTCTTGTTCATGCAGAATAAGATTGGAGTAATACTATTGGAAAGATTCTGTTTTGCTGTGAAATGTAACATATGTAAGCAACTCCACGAAAAGGCATCTTTACGTTTATTCAGGGGGTCTCTCAGTGTGATTGTGTCTGAACCTGTCAACAGAGCTGGGAGCTAGTCTATTTCAGCATAGGACAATTTTTAAACCTGGGATTTAAGACAGCATTTGGAACAACCAGTGAGAATTCGGGACACCATACCTAGCATAGAAATGTTGTTGTGTCCTGCGGGTAGTATGATCATATATACCCCCGTGGAATACAGCATGGTAGGGGATGGCTTTTCGGAGGATGCACCTGGATTTTGGAATTCTGAGGCATTCTGAGTAAAAAATCCAATTGAGTAACTTCAACCAGCATACAGGGCTTTTCCCAGGTAGAAGATACCTGGCTTGAAGGACCCTTTGTCTTTTCTGTTCATTTGATCCCATTTTCTACTGTATATTGGTCTTTTAAATTTAAGGTTGTAATCATTTTAAAGATGTAATTGGGAAGATGAAAAACCAGGTGAAGCCTCTAAATCTGTAGTGAGATAAAGATAtgcttatttatttgaaaaaattttatgaTTAGGGAGGAACAGCATTTTCATTTGGAAATGCTCATCTATAGGGATTAGATTATTTATATTAGTGAAAAGTATACACCTTTATCTCTACattaccaaatttaaaaaataatccatacAGTAATCATTGCCAGGTGCAGCAGATTTGTTTATCCCCTAAACCAAATTGATACCAACACCACAGTGGAATCTTGAAAAACTTGGCTTTAAAGTCCACAACTAGATTGTATGCTGTCactactaccaccaccacctgGACCGTTAAACTAGTCTTAACTCTAGAAATAGTTCTTAAAATTTAATCACATGAACTAGATGGAAGGAGGGAGTAAGGACTTGAGGGCTCAAAATGACCCTGATACAGACCAACATCTTCCAGATgtataatattcacattacatttttttatacaATGTAGGAAAGCTCTAGTATAGACGTCCATGCTAGTTCATTAGCAGCGGAGGGACAGTGTTCGGGAGCTGCCTCTGTGGTGTCGGAGCCTTGTTGCTGGTTCAGTCGTGGTCATCAGCTGCCAGCTCTGGCCCTGAGATGTCCAATGGTAGTGTTCAGTAGTGATGGGAACAGGCATACTGGACTTTTTTCCCCATAGTGAGTCATTAGTTTGCATGCCTGCTTGAAATTAGATCTCCCAGCAGCACTTTGGAATAGTTTTATTAGGTTAATTAACATTTTGTACGTTAAATGAATGTTGATGGCTTGATTTaactagatattttaaattttgaaagcacagaaaatattttatctttttgaattaaaggagaaaagccATTGCTTGTTTTCATAGATGATATCTTTGATGAGTAACTGTCTCAGCACAGGTGCCTGGGAACCCAGGGTACCAATAAAACTAAAGCAACTTCCAAGGAACTAGTCTTAGTCACTCCTTTGTCTATAAGCCTATCCCCAAGCCTCTGAGAGGTGTGGGGCCTTAGGTTGTTGAGGATCTGCTTTCTCTTTGAGATCAGCCTATCTGGGGAAGcttctgtgcgtgtgtgtgtgtgtgtgtgtgtgtgtgtgtgtgtgtgtccttttttaaattaaagtttacGACCTTAGCTCAAGTGTAGGAAGCAGACCATTCTATTTGTAAACTACCTCCTTCCTGGGAAAGTCTGAGCATCATATTTTTTGAACATACACAGAGTTCTCCTTAGTATCAAAAGGTGGCATACCACTTAAGATCAGTGTTCCTGGAGAGACTCATGTTTGATAGCTGCAGCTGGCATCCATCACTAGTCACTTTGCCAGGATGAATGCTGCTGGGCACAAGTCGCCTAAGATAGGGGAGCAGGATGAATGAGTTTTGGGGGCATGTGCTGCGGTTATCTTAGCTTCTCATCTGCTCTGGCCCATATCTACTCAGTTGTATTCTGGTTTAACAACCAGGCTATCTGAAGGGAAAACAAGACCTTAAAttgtagcatttgctgatttccatgATGTAAATTACTCCCCCTGTGGCTGATTTTAAGCCACCACCTTGGAGTTGAGAAGGGATGTGCACAGTTGGCTCAGAGCCGCACACTCTGCCAGGAAACCACTGCACTACACCCTAGAGCAGATTTGaacataatttctaaaataatgctTCTTGTTCatatgctgattttttaaaataggaaattaaaatcacatgTCTGACTTTAGTAAGTTTTTTAGTGGTTTGTTACAGTGCTTTTGTGAGGTTATAGTCCTCATGGCATGTTTTGTGTGTTCAAACAGGTGGAAACTTCCactgattttgaaaaatgtatacataATGGAAGAATCCAGAAACCCTCAAAGTGTCAGCCTTAGCTTCTTAGGGTTAAAATacaggtataattttttttccttcaaattttgaTAGGGAAAGTAAGCCCATGAGCCTATATAATACAGTAAAAGggtactggattttttttttctaactggaAGAATTCCTTGGAGATTTACACACTATGTTAGAGATTAAAAAAAGGCAGGACTGACTGTTGGATCTATTTACCTGGCACAATCTCTTGTTTTCCCCTTATTATGTGTCATTTAGGCTTGGAGGGGAAAATAAATCAGAGGTTTGGAATCCTGGAGCTGTAAGTACAGGCTGTTGATAGTATCACTTGAGTTCCATTCACACCTGGCATTGTGTGATTTCTTGTCTAATGACTTTGTTTCATCCTGATTTCAAATTTGTGTTATGATTCTAAAGTTCTAAAAGGCAATGTTGTGTGTTTCCAGTGACTTTAAGCATATGAGAGGTATTTGTTGGCGTTTCAGAAAAGCAGTCTCCAACCTTTTGAACATAAATCTTGATCAGTTACTATTTTTGAACACAAATTCTCTATTGCAAAATCAGGTGTAGAATGCCAAGTTCTATACCACTCTACTAAAGTTACATGTACATCATAAGACATGCACAAAAATAGAACTATGGATGGCATAAAAAGTAGATCTTGAGTAGATGTGCTAACATTCTGCCCCATACCCAGTAGATTGTTTCGTGCACATGCCACTCTAAAGACAACTGACTCAGCATGTTGTTTTTCACTCTATAATCTTGAGGAAAAAATGTGGATGCTGTTGTTGTGGTTGAGAAATCCTTTACAGATTTGATCAGATTTCATGTCAGATCTCTGGAAGAGATTTGGAATTTTTCAGGAGAACTTGTCTTCAACTTTCTGAAATTTCATATTAATTGTTTTGCATAAGTTGCCCGATAACTCACTACCAAGTGTTTTCCAGAGCTTCATGCGTATTCGTTTTGACAGCCTGTTCTCTTTCCTCTCATATTAGGTATGACTGTGATTTACTAGACTGCTTACAAACTTCTTTtggctttataaatattttaccaaCACATTCAGAGCCTATTTCAAGTTGCTTTTTGTTACAATACAAGTAACCTCTATTTTCTTGCtgtattaggtttttttttttttttctcaatttgtaTCATTTCAGCCTCTAAAGAAATAACTTTCCTTGATGGCCCTGTCCTGCTTATCAGTTTGGTTGCTGTATACATTTACCCATACCGGAAATCTAGAATCATGCTGAGGTGCCATTCTTAGGTGTATAAACATGTATGGAGAGGAGTGCAGGTCTCTGTGCAGAAATCTGGGGCTCTGTGTGAGCTCCCAGACCAACAGGAAAGTTAGGAAGGGCTACTTGTTCCTGGTATACACATCGTGTTCTCTGAGGGTATGACAGAATTGAGAAGTTAGCTGTTCAACCTGTATTAGTGAAATGAAGGTCAGACATAATTATCTCTGTTTAGTGGGAACTGTGACCAGAGAATGGGTGCTGTGGAAAATACTTTGTTGTTAATTATCTTCTTGGTTTGGGGTcaacaaataaatgttttgttactgttttcagtGCTACTAGCATTGCCTGAACCAAGGTGTCCTGTTATTCCTCTTACGTCATCAGAACTTTAACGGCAGAATATGGAATTCTTGTGGGTGTATTAAGCAAGAAGGCGGCTTTATTTCATTTCTCGTACTTGGTGGGACCTGTTAGTGTAAAAGTCATGTTTTGACCTGTAAATGGCAAATCTGAAAGGTGAGCTATTGATGTAGTATTAATGTTCCATTTGAAGCTGCCAGTTTCTTCAATCTaccttttttgagaaaaaaaaaagtgatagatTGACAGTCTGTCAGAGAAAGTACTTTCCGGGCGTGCTGCCATTCACACTTAGCCATTGTGAAAGATGGAAACCAAAGTGGTTTGCAAGAGAGAGGAATGTGGGCTTTAAAGCTTTCTACAGAGACCAGGAAATTGAAGCTGTTGTTaacatcattttaaatgaaaCCTTTTACAAGAAAATTCATGAGGGAAACAATCCAACATAGTTAAATGTCTTGAGCTctaatctcttgaatataatatGCATCAGGAAGTTTTatgagatttaaattttaaatattgggaGACTAGAGCACTTTTGAGTCATTCTGATTTATTGCCTGAgtacatacatgcatgtatacTGAAGTActgactgagagagagagagagagagagagagagagagagagagagagtgtgtgtgtgtgtgtgtgtgtgtgtgtgtgtaaatcagTTTTTCAGAGGGAACATATACTATTCATCCTCAAGGATGGCTCCTAGGCTATTTTAtactaaaacttttttttttaattggctgcATTTTGCAGTTAccacttttgaaaaattaatgcCTTGcacatttcagtttttttaaacacAGAGAATCAGAGGCCTTACAGGCTAATTGCttgccaacattttaaaaatactgcacTACATGTGACACACTCTTGACAGAGTCATCTTAAACTGTTCTCATGTTCATGTATTATTGAGCAAGTAAGGgtgtccttttttaaaatttctgcattTACTTTGGTGTAAAATCCTTATTCCTTGGGTTCTAAGTTTCTCATAGAGGAGCTTTATACCTAAAGTAGTAGTTCTACATACAGATTTGACCATGGATTAATGAGACAGTGGAGGAGTTCTGGCATTGTAGCCTAATTTATCCTTTTAAACTGTATGTAATAAGCATTAGCAGAAACCTCAGAGTATCTTGGGCTGAATATTCTTCTCAGCTTTGCCTTGTTGCCCATCTCATAAGGGCCCGTTGTGGTCTTGTCCCCTCCAAGGATTATGAGCCATGCTAGGACGGGCCTGGGGTCTTCTGGACAAGGGGGTGGGGTGTGGGTGCCCTGTGGCTGGGTCAGACTTCTGGCCAAAGGAATTATTCAAGTATGTCTTGGGTTCCGGGGTGGGAATGCCATATACTGGTATGAAATCACTTGGCACTTTTTGTGACACCATTATTAGCACtgtatatttttttttgttgtttttttaaataactggaaGCACTTattgattattttgtttatattcaatTCAAGGATATTTAGGGTCAGGGAAGTAAGGTTTATTTCTCGTTTATATTTTCTGGAATTTAATACCGTTTGGAGAAGGGATAAATGGATTACCAAATGAACCATTCTTCTAGGCTCTGTAAGGTATGCTTTTTTGGCtaggatatttaaaataatttacaagcTTTTAATACTATGCTTTATAGAAAtgtatgacttttttttaatgatttgctATAGATGGTTTACACTCAACTTTGTAAACTATCcaattttaagtttctttctgTTTAATCATTGTTGCTTATTGTCTATTATGTAGTAGACACAGTCCCTTCGAATCCCTGTTCAGTATTAGTGAAGTTGCCTAAGGTGCATATGTGTAAAGATGGAAATTAATACAATAGATTTTTGATTACTCTTTATTTGGCCACTCAGCCTTTTCTAGTCATAATCATACCTGTTTCTTCACTTTTGCCTTCTTGTAGTTTCATTTATCTTTGTGGGTAGGGAAGATTAAATATGAAACTCAGTGCCGTCATTTTGCTTCTGGTTAGCTTTGGTTTGAGGTGAATAAAACTTCTGactaaaattagtttttttaaattaggccTATCATGCACCAAATAATTGAGTTGGCTAAAAAGAAAAGCTGTGTAAGTGCATTTTGAACAACTAGTAATTTTCTGTGAGCCCTACTGGATCTTCAAGTGTAGCCATCACTTGAAGAATAATGATATATAATAAACTTTTGATTTTCACCCATCTATAATTCGGAAGAAAAACATATGTGCTGTGGCATTGACACAAGAAAGATCTGGGcttatttttatgtcagtgtcTTAGTTTGGGTGAGAACTTGTCAGGGTGCTTTCCTCAAACCTAGAGCAACTCAACTGAGAAGACAGTTACTTCATGTTTATCTTCCCCCTTGTTTATTGTATTGAAATCTCTCTTTCATAATATCCAGTATCCACCACTTTTGTATAAATAGGATACTTATACATAAGGCCTGTGAACACCTATCCAAGTGAATGAATAGCAGTTAAAGTGTCATTAATAACTTGTCTTAATTTTAGTGTAATTTACATTAGGGAGACCTTCAAAGTATTAAAATCACCCTTCTCCTTTTTGctgaaaaagcaattaaaatgatGGTAactgctaacatttattaaaatcgCATTAATTGTTGATGCAACTGGAGAGAAACTGCCGTATCTTCTAGCTAAGCTGTCCGACTTAACCAGCTGGGAAAGGACTGTTGTTTTAAGGTTGGTCGGGATGACTACAGCTAGAGTCTTGAATTCAATTTGTTTGCAGCAAAGAAACTTACAGAGTTTAAGCAGATGAGGAAGAGGATGTGCTAGCACTTTGAGGGCTTTATAATAtgctgcttttaaaagaaaatagtctAGTTAAAACTCAGTGGTGCCTTTCTAGACATAGTGAGGGGTTGCTCTGAATAACCAATCAGGTGACCATTTGTCGCTTCAAGTTGTATGCAGAAATTTTTGTCAAATTCTGTAATAGTGATAGACATCTTTTTAGAAAGGTGATACATTAAAACTATTTTATGTAAGAACTGACAGAGGAAATTGCTTTTATAATGGCAAGCCAGCTTTAAGAAGGCACTATAGCAGATTTACTAAAGTCCAAAATTATATAGATATGTTAATAGGTATATGTACCACTAGATATGgacaattgtatttttttaaataaacatttttaacaaaatgactTCTTGAGTCAATTATTCAtttccctccctcacctccacTGAAGTAGTCTCCATGGGTTATATTTTCTTCCAGGCTGAATGTGGGTAGAAAGAGTTCACTTTTCCCAGTGGTTATCTTTAAAACCTTTAACTATTTGACGTGTATCTGTCTCTGGGATGGTAGTGAAAAGGGagattgtgaaatgattattgatataaaaaggaattaaaagagaAGTGGCTAGAAAAGTTATTCACCATGtgacttctctttttattttacttttacatttcatttacattttttaaaagtttttaaaaattaatcagatTCTTTTATTGTAGCCCTtgcaacttttgcttatttttgctctAGGCAGTGTTTCTTCACATAGTTTTTGAGATAAGAAACTTTAGTTAGCAAATGAAACTGGGCCTTTTCAGAACTGGGTTTATCAAATATACATGGGGGAAGGGGAGTTCATAGGGTGTTACGTTTCATGTCTCCATGTGAATATGAGATAGAGTAACATTGTTTTGTGGGGGACAACAGTTTACTAACCCCCTGGTGCAATGTCACTTTAGATGCAGGTCAGTGAGCAAGGTTCAGCACAGCTGGGTGGTAGCTATAAGGAGCTGGATTCTCCTAAACCACAGTTCTCAAAATATATTACCTAAAACAAGTCCCCGGGAGGTCGCATACATTTGGGAGATGGGGCCATTATATCACCTCTTAGAGATTCGAAATGCATGTTAGAATATTAAAGGCTCTGGGAAGTCCTGTGGCAAAAAAAAAGCTGGTTTAATCCACCATTTTCTAACCAATCTGACTGTTGACACATCCTCTTTTGAGAGGCATAGTATCTATTTTGCAATCACTTTCTGTGTTTTGTAGATGCATGTAGTGACAAGCTAATTCCCTACTATTGGGTAATTTCCCAGGGCTGGCATTATCAGGCAGGAGATAATCATTAACAGTCATAGATTTCACATTGTCACTGCAAAGCCCTGCAGTTACTTGGACTAAGCCCTGTAACTGAAGGGAGTCTGTGAAGGTGATTTCACTTGGAataactgagagagagagagtggggcACCATGTGAAGTGAGGCAGGAAAGGTCATTTCTAACAGACGGGAAGCACCAATGTCAAGGAGGCTGGTGGAACATCTGAGTTGGTTTTATGATACCATGTGTTTTGAATACATAATCAGTGACGGTCCTCTCTAGTCCAGGGTCACTTTCCTTGTGGCCAAATGGGGTGCTTGACGTTCAGCCCTCATTGGACCTTGCGGCAGCGCTGATTACAACCCCCTCCTAGAGAGACTCTGCACATGCTTTCCAGGAAACCACATCCTCTCCTGAACTTCCTTCCTGCATCTCTGACTTCTTACCTCACTTGTCTGCTGGATCCTACATGTTTAAACTGTAGGTGTTGAAGAGACGAAGGGCTCAATTTTCCAGGCTCTCTCTGCCTTGACTCCCTGGGTGGTTTTCAGTTCCACGGCTTTAAAGACTCTGTGACCATAAAATTTCTACCGTCGGGCTTGACTTGCCTTTTAAGCTCTGGACTTTAGTAGATACCAGCCTTCTTGACATCCAAGATAGCTTCACAAAATGAACATGTTCAAAATAGCTCTTGAGTTCATTGTCTTCCCGTGTTAATAGCCTTATCGTATTCCTGTCTACTAAAGTGTAATGCCTCAGGCTCTTCCTTGATCCCATCATTGTCTTACACCCCACACCCAATCCATCAGCAAAATCCATCAGCTTAACTTTCAAAATACAGCTTTAATCGAATCACTTTCACTATTTCCCCTTCTACCACATTGTTCAGGCCACCATCACCTCTTACAGTTTATTGCAGGCATACCTTACTGGTGTCTCCAGTTTCATTCCTGGCCCATAGTCTGCTCACAATAACCAGAGTATTACTTTCACACGTGTAGATCAGATCACGTCCCTTGCCTGCTTACAACTCCCCCAGTAATCTCACATAACTAAAGAGAGGTCGGCATTCCTACCATGGCTTATATGTTCTGGCCCCGAGCTCCCACTGCGGCCTCTTTCCACGCTCCCCCTTCCCCACTGGCCTGCTTGCTACCCCCAGATGCTACAAGCACATTCAGCCTAAGGCCGTTGCACTTCTCTGCCTACTGCCTGCTGGGCTCTTTTAGGGGTACCAGGATGGCTTGCTCCTGCGGATCACTTAGGTTTCTGCACAAATGGTATCTCCTTAGAAAGGCCTTCCAGG from the Manis javanica isolate MJ-LG chromosome 11, MJ_LKY, whole genome shotgun sequence genome contains:
- the ELK4 gene encoding ETS domain-containing protein Elk-4 isoform X4; translation: MDSAITLWQFLLQLLQEPQNKHMICWTSKDGEFKLLQAEEVARLWGIRKNKPNMNYDKLSRALRYYYVKNIIKKVNGQKFVYKFVSYPEILKMDPMTVGRIEGDRDASGISEINCSSKDVENGGKEKPLQPGAKTSSRNDYIHSGLYTSFTLNSLNSSNVKLFKSKKIENPAEKLAEKKSPQEPTPSVIKFVTTPSKKPPAEPVAATISTGPGISPSPEETIQALETLASPKLPSLEASSATPAFTSTPPIPSSSPPLQEPPRTPSPPLSSNADIDTDIDSVASQPMELPENLSLEPKDQDSALPEKDKTNHSSRSKKPKGLELAPTLVITGSDPSPLGILSPSLPTASLTPALFSQTPILLTPSPLFSSIHFWSTLSPVAPLSPARLQGANTLFQFPTVLNSHGPFTVSGLDGPSTPGPFSPDLQKT
- the ELK4 gene encoding ETS domain-containing protein Elk-4 isoform X1 produces the protein MRTPRRHRLLRPLQRGRCRAARRAPPLRSDREVRRGARQSEVPTRVAAVVPRTPGGRSANCEQLVSSAMRAGIWGARGASRHPGHALGRGGSSLPAPGSDARRLIAMDSAITLWQFLLQLLQEPQNKHMICWTSKDGEFKLLQAEEVARLWGIRKNKPNMNYDKLSRALRYYYVKNIIKKVNGQKFVYKFVSYPEILKMDPMTVGRIEGDRDASGISEINCSSKDVENGGKEKPLQPGAKTSSRNDYIHSGLYTSFTLNSLNSSNVKLFKSKKIENPAEKLAEKKSPQEPTPSVIKFVTTPSKKPPAEPVAATISTGPGISPSPEETIQALETLASPKLPSLEASSATPAFTSTPPIPSSSPPLQEPPRTPSPPLSSNADIDTDIDSVASQPMELPENLSLEPKDQDSALPEKDKTNHSSRSKKPKGLELAPTLVITGSDPSPLGILSPSLPTASLTPALFSQTPILLTPSPLFSSIHFWSTLSPVAPLSPARLQGANTLFQFPTVLNSHGPFTVSGLDGPSTPGPFSPDLQKT
- the ELK4 gene encoding ETS domain-containing protein Elk-4 isoform X3, whose amino-acid sequence is MKLIAMDSAITLWQFLLQLLQEPQNKHMICWTSKDGEFKLLQAEEVARLWGIRKNKPNMNYDKLSRALRYYYVKNIIKKVNGQKFVYKFVSYPEILKMDPMTVGRIEGDRDASGISEINCSSKDVENGGKEKPLQPGAKTSSRNDYIHSGLYTSFTLNSLNSSNVKLFKSKKIENPAEKLAEKKSPQEPTPSVIKFVTTPSKKPPAEPVAATISTGPGISPSPEETIQALETLASPKLPSLEASSATPAFTSTPPIPSSSPPLQEPPRTPSPPLSSNADIDTDIDSVASQPMELPENLSLEPKDQDSALPEKDKTNHSSRSKKPKGLELAPTLVITGSDPSPLGILSPSLPTASLTPALFSQTPILLTPSPLFSSIHFWSTLSPVAPLSPARLQGANTLFQFPTVLNSHGPFTVSGLDGPSTPGPFSPDLQKT
- the ELK4 gene encoding ETS domain-containing protein Elk-4 isoform X2 — encoded protein: MRTPRRHRLLRPLQRGRCRAARRAPPLRSDREVRRGARQSEVPTRVAAVVPRTPGGRSANCEQLVSSAMRAGIWGARGASRHPGHALGRGGSSLPAPGSDARRLIAMDSAITLWQFLLQLLQEPQNKHMICWTSKDGEFKLLQAEEVARLWGIRKNKPNMNYDKLSRALRYYYVKNIIKKVNGQKFVYKFVSYPEILKMDPMTVGRIEGDRDASGISEINCSSKDVENGGKEKPLQPGAKTSSRNDYIHSGLYTSFTLNSLNSSNVKLFKSKKIENPAEKLAEKKSPQEPTPSVIKFVTTPSKKPPAEPVAATISTGPGISPSPEETIQALETLASPKLPSLEASSATPAFTSTPPIPSSSPPLQEPPRTPSPPLSSNADIDTDIDSVASQPMELPENLSLEPKDQDSALPEKDKTNHSSRSKKPKGLELAPTLVITGSDPSPLGILSPSLPTASLTPALFSQTPILLTPSPLFSSIHFWSTLSPVAPLSPARLQGANTLFQLPSSCGLLPL